In a single window of the Pyrococcus sp. NA2 genome:
- a CDS encoding adenosylcobalamin-dependent ribonucleoside-diphosphate reductase codes for MPVEKVMKRDGRIVPFDESRIRWAVQRAMWEVGVRDERKLDEVVKNIVKRINELYDGKIPHIENIQDIVELELMRAGLFEVAKAYILYRKKKAEIREEKKRILNKKELDEIDKRFSVNALRVLASRYLKRDENGNIIESPRELFERVAILAVIPDLLYDERVFDKEGNYKQDLKRVEYYLENFEKFDGKYSIGKYKLNKYHFERMVNLYRELAEKGKMKVSIDEFLSMLERGEFDKYEKEIDEYFRLMTNQVFMPNTPALINSGRPLGMLSACFVVPIEDDMESIMKAAHDVAMIQKMGGGTGINFSKLRPEGDLVGTTTGAACFTGDTRVLTERGFIPIEELVKTNQSPRIISHEGPKKIVEKYDNGEMEVFRVVTEDGYEVKVTKEHKFLVFDENGNPILKPLMELKEGDYIYVLTPDDFDAPYLELNTNVELKSKGYEVTLPKLLDERLAYLLGIIYADGHIRHYYENGRRKNSKIEIYLNIDEKDVKEKVKKYFIELFGIEPKEFVREEQHKVTLVIPSTKIVKFLELNGLSKDKSENIAVPELIFRSRPSVIAAFLAGFFDGDGSIDQHYRIVLKSISERFIKEAQLLFLALGIVTSIQEYEPKEDTHRKVYTLRVQTRDMKIKAFERLVESVKLATIREKALMDLEENGKNKKYSFPFNAIYKIKRPEVRAKIQRDYKLISYNSKVTHRAFIRRILELKDELGLDEEEIKYFSMLSKLYPVRISKIELLGVQKVYDIQVEGVHLLTGNGIYTSNSGPVSFMHLIDAVSDVIKQGGVRRGANMGILEIWHPDIEKFIHAKEKNIGTNVLSNFNISVGIWEDFWEALKEGKKYPLINPRTGEVVKEVDPKTLFEELAYMAWAKADPGVIFFDVINRRNVLKKAKGGPIRATNPCVVGDTRILTPEGYLKAEEIFSLAKERGKKEAVTVEGIAEEGEPYAYSVEILLPGEEKVEYETAHGKVLAVADPVAVPAYVWKVGRKKVARVKTKEGYEITATLDHKLMTPEGWKEVGELKEGDKILLPRFEVEEEFGSESIGEDLAFVLGWFIGDGYLNVNDKRAWFYFNAEKEEEIAVRIRDILVKHFGIKAELHRYGSQIKLGVRGEAYRWLENIVKNNEKRIPEIVYRLKPREIAAFLRGLFSADGYVDKDMAIRLTSKSRELLREVQDLLLLFGILSKIYEVEGHYELVITNYSRKLFAEKIGLEGYKMEKLSLKKTKVDQPIVTVESVEVLGEEIVYDFTVPNHHMYISNGFMSHNCGEEPLYEYESCNLASINLAKFVKYDENGKPYFDWDEYAYVIQKVAKYLDNSIDVNKFPLPEIDYNTKLTRRIGVGMMGLADALFKLGIPYNSEEGFKFMRKVTEYLTFYAYKYSVEAAKKRGTFPLYDKTEYPEGKLPVEGFYHPEIWNLPWDKLVEEIKKYGLRNAMVTTCPPTGSVSMIADTSSGIEPVYALVYKKSVTVGEFYYVDPVFEEELKKRGLYSEELLKKISDNYGSVQGLEEIPEDMQRVFVTALDIHWLDHIIAQASIQMWLTDSASKTINMPNDATVEDVKAAYLIARFLGCKGVTVYRDGSLSVQVYSVEGEKKKRRFKPKPSEYAKKILLEIVEKEPWIKNFINVDEILNGKKEQPLFSLRPVKESEPKVSSKTNDMRPKDIPEEKIKELLGEVYCPVCYEREGKLVELKMESGCATCPVCGWSKCVIS; via the coding sequence ATGCCAGTTGAAAAAGTGATGAAACGTGATGGCAGGATAGTACCCTTTGATGAGTCACGTATAAGGTGGGCTGTACAGAGGGCAATGTGGGAAGTCGGAGTTAGGGACGAGAGGAAGCTCGATGAGGTAGTTAAGAATATTGTCAAGAGGATTAATGAACTTTACGATGGAAAGATTCCCCACATAGAGAACATCCAGGATATAGTTGAGCTCGAATTGATGAGGGCAGGACTATTCGAGGTTGCCAAGGCCTACATCCTCTACAGGAAGAAGAAGGCCGAGATTAGGGAGGAGAAGAAGAGGATACTGAACAAGAAGGAGCTAGACGAGATAGATAAGAGGTTCTCGGTAAATGCCCTCAGGGTTTTGGCCTCTAGGTACCTTAAGAGAGACGAGAACGGGAACATAATAGAGAGCCCCAGGGAGCTCTTCGAGAGGGTGGCAATACTTGCGGTGATTCCAGATCTACTTTACGATGAGAGGGTCTTTGACAAGGAAGGTAACTACAAGCAGGACCTGAAGAGGGTTGAATACTATCTGGAGAACTTCGAGAAGTTCGATGGGAAGTATTCCATAGGAAAGTACAAGCTTAACAAGTACCACTTCGAGAGGATGGTGAATCTATACAGGGAGCTTGCAGAGAAGGGCAAGATGAAAGTGTCTATAGACGAGTTCCTGAGCATGCTCGAGAGGGGTGAATTCGACAAGTACGAGAAGGAGATAGACGAGTACTTTAGACTAATGACGAACCAGGTGTTCATGCCAAACACCCCAGCCCTCATAAACTCCGGAAGGCCACTTGGAATGCTCTCAGCTTGCTTCGTTGTTCCAATAGAGGATGATATGGAGAGTATAATGAAAGCGGCCCACGATGTTGCCATGATACAAAAAATGGGGGGTGGTACTGGAATTAATTTCTCAAAACTCCGTCCAGAGGGGGATTTAGTCGGAACAACAACCGGTGCCGCATGCTTCACTGGGGATACAAGAGTGCTAACTGAAAGGGGGTTCATACCTATTGAAGAACTCGTGAAGACTAACCAATCACCCAGGATAATCTCTCATGAGGGACCCAAGAAAATCGTGGAGAAATACGACAATGGTGAGATGGAAGTCTTTAGGGTAGTTACGGAGGATGGCTACGAAGTTAAGGTTACTAAGGAGCATAAGTTCTTGGTTTTCGATGAGAACGGTAATCCTATTCTCAAGCCTCTTATGGAGCTCAAAGAGGGAGACTACATCTACGTTCTTACCCCAGATGACTTTGATGCTCCGTATTTGGAGCTTAACACGAATGTTGAGCTAAAGAGCAAAGGTTACGAGGTCACCTTGCCGAAGCTTCTTGATGAGAGACTTGCATATCTACTCGGTATAATATATGCGGACGGCCATATAAGACACTACTATGAGAATGGCAGAAGGAAAAACTCCAAGATTGAAATATACCTCAACATCGATGAGAAGGACGTTAAGGAGAAAGTGAAGAAGTACTTCATTGAGCTCTTTGGCATAGAACCTAAGGAGTTCGTTAGGGAGGAACAACATAAGGTTACACTTGTCATTCCTTCTACAAAAATCGTGAAGTTCCTCGAACTGAATGGTCTCAGCAAGGATAAGTCTGAGAACATAGCTGTTCCTGAGTTAATCTTCCGCAGCAGGCCGAGTGTTATAGCAGCATTCTTAGCGGGATTTTTCGATGGGGATGGGTCTATTGATCAGCACTATAGAATTGTCCTGAAGTCTATTTCGGAGCGTTTCATCAAGGAAGCCCAGCTCCTCTTCCTGGCACTTGGAATAGTCACGAGCATCCAAGAATACGAGCCTAAGGAAGATACTCACAGAAAAGTTTACACTCTTAGGGTGCAGACGAGAGATATGAAGATTAAGGCTTTTGAAAGGCTTGTCGAGTCAGTTAAACTTGCAACGATTAGAGAAAAAGCTTTAATGGACTTGGAAGAGAACGGAAAGAACAAGAAATATTCTTTCCCATTCAACGCAATCTACAAAATCAAGAGGCCTGAAGTTCGTGCGAAGATTCAGAGAGATTACAAGCTTATTTCTTATAATTCAAAAGTTACACACAGGGCGTTCATAAGAAGGATTCTTGAGCTGAAAGATGAACTCGGTCTTGATGAAGAGGAAATTAAGTACTTCAGCATGTTATCAAAGCTCTATCCAGTAAGAATCTCAAAGATAGAGCTTCTCGGAGTTCAGAAGGTCTATGATATTCAGGTTGAAGGTGTTCATCTCCTCACAGGAAACGGTATCTACACCTCTAATAGTGGCCCTGTTAGCTTCATGCACCTAATAGATGCTGTTAGTGACGTGATAAAGCAGGGAGGAGTGAGAAGAGGAGCAAACATGGGAATACTCGAGATATGGCATCCCGACATAGAGAAGTTCATACATGCCAAGGAGAAGAACATAGGAACTAACGTCCTGAGCAACTTCAACATCAGCGTTGGAATATGGGAAGACTTCTGGGAGGCTTTGAAGGAAGGGAAGAAGTACCCACTCATAAATCCCAGGACTGGTGAAGTTGTAAAGGAGGTCGATCCAAAGACCCTATTTGAGGAGCTAGCTTACATGGCCTGGGCCAAGGCCGACCCAGGAGTTATATTCTTCGACGTCATAAACAGGAGAAACGTCCTGAAGAAGGCCAAGGGCGGGCCGATAAGGGCAACTAATCCATGTGTCGTTGGAGACACTAGAATCCTAACTCCAGAGGGATATCTAAAGGCTGAAGAGATCTTCAGTTTGGCGAAAGAGAGGGGCAAGAAAGAGGCAGTGACCGTGGAGGGGATAGCGGAGGAGGGAGAGCCGTACGCGTATTCAGTCGAGATCCTCCTGCCGGGAGAAGAGAAGGTAGAGTACGAAACAGCCCACGGAAAGGTTTTAGCCGTTGCTGATCCAGTTGCGGTTCCAGCATATGTGTGGAAGGTTGGAAGGAAGAAGGTTGCGAGGGTTAAGACAAAGGAAGGTTACGAGATTACAGCGACTCTCGACCACAAGCTCATGACTCCAGAAGGATGGAAAGAGGTCGGCGAATTAAAAGAAGGAGATAAGATACTTCTCCCAAGGTTCGAGGTTGAAGAAGAATTTGGAAGCGAGAGCATAGGGGAAGACTTGGCCTTCGTTCTCGGATGGTTCATCGGTGACGGTTATCTCAACGTGAACGACAAGAGGGCATGGTTCTACTTTAACGCCGAGAAGGAAGAGGAAATTGCCGTGAGGATAAGGGATATACTCGTGAAGCATTTCGGAATCAAGGCAGAACTTCACCGCTATGGCAGCCAGATAAAGCTAGGCGTTCGTGGAGAAGCATACAGGTGGCTTGAGAACATCGTGAAAAACAACGAGAAGAGGATTCCAGAGATAGTTTACAGGCTCAAGCCAAGAGAAATAGCGGCCTTCCTTAGGGGTCTCTTTAGTGCGGATGGATACGTTGACAAGGACATGGCAATAAGGCTAACTTCAAAGAGCAGAGAGCTCCTCAGAGAAGTTCAAGATCTGCTCTTGCTATTCGGAATACTGTCAAAGATTTACGAGGTTGAAGGTCACTACGAGCTCGTCATAACTAACTACAGTAGGAAGCTCTTCGCGGAAAAGATAGGCCTTGAAGGCTATAAGATGGAGAAGCTCAGTCTTAAGAAGACGAAGGTTGATCAGCCAATTGTCACGGTTGAGAGCGTTGAGGTGCTTGGAGAGGAAATAGTCTATGACTTCACGGTTCCCAACCATCACATGTACATAAGCAACGGCTTCATGAGCCACAACTGTGGAGAAGAGCCTCTATACGAATACGAATCCTGTAACCTCGCATCGATCAATTTGGCCAAGTTCGTCAAGTACGACGAGAACGGAAAGCCGTACTTCGATTGGGATGAATATGCATACGTGATTCAAAAGGTCGCCAAGTACCTTGACAACTCCATAGACGTCAACAAGTTCCCGTTACCAGAGATAGATTACAACACGAAGCTGACGAGGAGGATCGGAGTTGGAATGATGGGACTTGCCGATGCGCTCTTCAAGCTGGGAATTCCATACAACAGTGAAGAAGGCTTCAAGTTCATGAGGAAAGTCACCGAATACCTAACCTTCTACGCCTACAAGTACAGCGTCGAAGCTGCCAAGAAGAGGGGAACCTTCCCACTCTATGACAAGACCGAGTATCCAGAGGGTAAGCTACCCGTGGAGGGCTTCTACCACCCAGAGATATGGAACCTCCCATGGGACAAGCTCGTCGAGGAGATAAAGAAGTATGGGCTCAGGAATGCAATGGTCACGACGTGCCCACCGACCGGTAGCGTTTCGATGATAGCCGATACGTCAAGCGGAATTGAACCGGTCTATGCACTCGTCTACAAGAAGAGCGTTACCGTAGGTGAATTCTACTACGTCGACCCAGTGTTCGAGGAAGAGCTTAAGAAGAGAGGCCTATACAGCGAGGAGTTGCTTAAGAAGATAAGCGACAACTACGGCTCAGTCCAAGGTCTAGAGGAGATTCCAGAGGACATGCAAAGAGTCTTCGTGACGGCCCTGGACATACACTGGCTCGACCACATAATAGCCCAGGCAAGCATTCAGATGTGGCTGACTGATTCAGCGAGTAAGACGATAAACATGCCGAACGATGCAACTGTTGAGGATGTTAAGGCAGCGTATCTCATAGCGAGATTCCTGGGATGCAAGGGAGTAACTGTCTACAGGGATGGTTCCCTGAGCGTCCAAGTGTACAGTGTAGAGGGAGAAAAGAAGAAGAGGAGGTTCAAGCCGAAGCCAAGTGAGTACGCCAAGAAGATACTGCTCGAGATAGTCGAGAAGGAGCCGTGGATAAAGAACTTCATAAACGTTGATGAGATACTAAACGGGAAGAAGGAACAACCATTGTTCTCACTGAGGCCAGTTAAGGAGAGTGAACCAAAGGTTTCAAGCAAGACGAATGACATGAGACCTAAGGACATCCCAGAAGAAAAGATAAAGGAGCTCCTAGGGGAGGTCTACTGTCCAGTGTGCTACGAGAGGGAAGGAAAGCTCGTCGAGCTGAAGATGGAAAGCGGATGCGCAACCTGTCCAGTCTGTGGATGGAGCAAGTGCGTTATCAGCTGA
- a CDS encoding radical SAM protein — MTRVYHIVKFKDGSAYVLFDGCNWKCSYCVWREVTRWSLCLPEERRKELDMLWINGRVRYLRLEEVVSMLKRNSVKFAFFGGGEPTLDPELKPLLRALSREGIKVWLVTNGENLDEEIINLVEGVTFSIKALDRELHRRITGVSNEKVLENLRRFGKSGKIVAETVFVPGLVECDEIERIARFIASINPSIPLRVDPLVQGASVEKVDECIERITEVKAYRIKVKGKIEPPEVIYPVI; from the coding sequence ATGACGCGGGTGTATCACATCGTGAAATTCAAAGATGGAAGTGCATACGTCCTCTTCGATGGTTGCAATTGGAAGTGTTCCTACTGTGTCTGGAGAGAAGTGACGAGATGGAGCCTCTGTCTACCTGAGGAAAGGCGCAAAGAACTTGATATGCTCTGGATAAACGGAAGAGTGAGATACTTAAGATTGGAGGAGGTCGTTAGTATGTTAAAGAGAAACAGCGTTAAGTTTGCATTTTTTGGAGGTGGGGAACCAACACTGGATCCAGAGCTTAAGCCACTCCTAAGGGCTCTTTCGAGGGAAGGAATCAAGGTTTGGCTGGTCACAAATGGGGAGAACCTTGATGAGGAGATCATAAATCTTGTAGAGGGAGTAACGTTTAGCATAAAAGCTCTAGATAGGGAGCTTCATAGGAGAATTACCGGAGTTTCAAACGAAAAAGTTCTTGAAAATTTAAGGAGGTTTGGAAAAAGTGGGAAGATTGTCGCAGAGACTGTTTTCGTTCCAGGTTTGGTTGAATGTGACGAGATAGAGAGGATTGCAAGGTTCATAGCCTCGATAAATCCATCGATTCCATTAAGGGTGGATCCCCTGGTTCAAGGTGCTAGCGTTGAGAAGGTTGATGAGTGCATAGAGAGGATCACCGAGGTAAAGGCCTACAGGATCAAGGTCAAGGGAAAGATCGAACCTCCCGAAGTGATATATCCGGTGATCTAA
- a CDS encoding NTP transferase domain-containing protein produces MIVVMAGGRSTRMGKEKPVLKVGDREMVLWVYEEASKVGDTLVAISRNTPKTRELCIKMGIPFIETPGKGYVEDLIFLLNELGPFISVPADVPFLKASDIYEVMKEFRGESLTGVLPLEKVPRDLSPVVYKGYAIVGLNGVGFEGEGFVELSNPLLALNVNTPRDLEIANRIARLLNRTKNHY; encoded by the coding sequence GTGATAGTCGTAATGGCGGGAGGGCGCTCAACGAGGATGGGAAAAGAGAAGCCCGTCCTTAAGGTCGGAGATAGGGAGATGGTGCTCTGGGTCTATGAAGAGGCCTCAAAGGTTGGAGATACCTTAGTGGCCATCTCCAGGAACACCCCTAAGACGAGAGAGCTGTGCATCAAGATGGGAATACCCTTCATCGAAACACCGGGAAAAGGGTACGTTGAAGATTTGATTTTCCTTTTGAACGAGCTCGGGCCCTTCATAAGCGTCCCAGCTGATGTGCCTTTTCTCAAGGCCAGCGACATCTACGAGGTCATGAAAGAATTTAGGGGTGAGAGTCTAACTGGGGTGCTTCCCCTTGAGAAGGTTCCGAGGGATCTAAGCCCAGTCGTCTATAAGGGGTACGCAATAGTCGGCCTGAACGGAGTTGGCTTCGAGGGGGAAGGTTTCGTTGAGCTCAGCAATCCATTGCTTGCACTGAACGTGAACACCCCCAGGGATTTGGAGATCGCGAACAGGATTGCAAGATTATTAAATAGAACCAAGAACCATTATTAG
- a CDS encoding cobyric acid synthase encodes MGKALMVLGTSSGAGKSLIAMALCRIFTNMGYDVVPFKLQNMSLNSAPSIEGGEISRAQYLQAIACRKKPSVKFNPILLKPEGNMRSQLIFMGRPIGSVSAREYMLSRKEELFSKAMKVLRELKEKHDIVVIEGAGSPVEINLKDYDIANTRVMLHVKAKGILVTDIDRGGSFASIVGTMELLKPEERDAIIGFIFNKFRGDKSLLEPGFKYLEERYGKPTLGVVPFISHRLPEEDSLVEFPRVKGDLHIQIVRLPHISNFTDFEPLHWANGVDYVEKAEDIEGDLIIVPGSKNTVEDLLWMRENGIEDAIIQAHKDGSFVVGICGGLQILGREIIDNVESKRGKVKGIGILPVKTSFSRIKRTNSLKAEVLWDVARGMVVEGYEIRFGRSRSERPFSIIREVNGVKTFEPEGGIGKRSFGTYLHGIFHNFAFTQRFLNFLRAEKGLEPITLEEWSIEDEIEKFSKVVEENVDVERILSELGVE; translated from the coding sequence ATGGGAAAGGCTCTAATGGTGCTTGGCACCTCCTCTGGTGCCGGAAAATCCCTCATCGCGATGGCCCTCTGCAGGATATTCACAAACATGGGCTACGATGTTGTCCCCTTTAAGCTTCAAAACATGAGCCTGAACTCGGCACCAAGCATAGAGGGAGGGGAGATAAGCAGGGCTCAATATCTCCAGGCGATAGCCTGTAGGAAGAAGCCGAGCGTGAAGTTCAATCCAATACTCCTCAAGCCTGAGGGCAACATGAGGAGTCAGCTGATATTCATGGGAAGGCCAATAGGTAGCGTATCCGCGAGGGAGTACATGCTCTCCAGGAAGGAGGAGCTCTTTAGCAAGGCCATGAAGGTGCTCAGGGAGCTGAAGGAGAAGCATGACATAGTCGTTATTGAAGGTGCCGGTTCTCCGGTTGAGATAAACTTGAAGGATTATGACATAGCGAACACAAGGGTCATGCTTCATGTAAAGGCTAAGGGAATACTTGTTACCGACATAGACAGAGGAGGTAGCTTCGCCTCAATAGTCGGAACCATGGAGCTTCTCAAGCCCGAGGAGAGGGACGCGATAATTGGCTTCATCTTCAACAAATTCAGAGGTGATAAATCTCTCCTGGAGCCTGGCTTTAAGTATCTGGAAGAGCGCTATGGGAAGCCAACTTTGGGAGTCGTTCCATTCATCTCGCACCGTCTTCCAGAGGAGGATTCCCTGGTTGAGTTCCCGAGGGTTAAGGGGGATTTGCATATTCAGATCGTGAGGCTTCCCCACATTAGCAACTTCACTGACTTTGAGCCTCTCCATTGGGCCAACGGGGTTGATTACGTGGAAAAAGCGGAAGATATAGAGGGAGACCTGATAATAGTTCCAGGGAGCAAGAATACCGTTGAAGATCTGCTCTGGATGAGGGAGAACGGGATAGAGGATGCGATAATTCAAGCCCATAAGGATGGATCTTTTGTAGTTGGAATCTGCGGGGGTCTTCAAATACTTGGTAGGGAGATAATAGACAACGTTGAGTCGAAGAGGGGTAAAGTTAAGGGAATTGGAATACTTCCAGTTAAGACGTCTTTTTCAAGGATAAAGAGGACGAATAGCTTGAAGGCCGAAGTTCTATGGGATGTTGCTAGGGGAATGGTGGTTGAGGGTTACGAGATAAGGTTCGGCCGTTCCAGGAGCGAGAGGCCATTCTCTATAATAAGGGAGGTCAATGGGGTTAAAACTTTCGAGCCCGAGGGTGGCATTGGGAAGAGGTCCTTTGGAACTTATCTACACGGCATATTCCACAACTTTGCATTCACGCAGAGATTCCTGAACTTTCTCAGAGCTGAGAAGGGCTTGGAGCCAATAACATTGGAGGAGTGGAGCATTGAGGATGAGATAGAGAAGTTCTCGAAGGTAGTTGAGGAGAACGTGGACGTAGAGAGGATACTGAGTGAATTGGGAGTCGAGTAA